The window CCCTCTCCCCCTCCTCCGCCATGAGTTCTTACGTCGCCAATTCGTTTTATAAGCAAAGTCCCCACGTTGCTGCCTATGCCATGCAAAGTTATGGAAATTATGGAAGTGTGCCTGAGGTTCAGCCATCCAGGTGCTGCTACAGCGGCGTGGATCTGAGCATCACCTTCCCCTCCTCCGGGGCTTCCAACCCTGAGAGCGGCGTGGATATGTCTGCAAACCCCCGGGCTCACCCCGATCGACCTTCCTGCACGGTCATGGGTTCGTCGGGCCATCTTTTAAACGAACCCCCACCTTTAAACCCAGGAATTTACAGTCAGAAGACAGCGAACGCGGCAACGTTGGAAGAGAGATCGAAAGGCTCTGCAGAAATCAAAGCTGAGCCCGTGCAAACAGCACAACAAGGAGGACCACAAGTGCAGCAGCAACGGCCACCTCCACAAATATACCCGTGGATGACCAAACTACACATGAGCCATGGTAAAACTTTCACTTCTTGATTTTGTTTCACAGGATTTTGCCTCGGTTTTATAGGCCATGCGgggcaaataataaaaaacctgAGGTCGTAAATTTTACGACTAAGGCATCAATTGCTCGTAAAACTGTCCACTAAAAGGCTTAGAGGCTATATACGCCCAAATTTATGACAGCATAATTGGATCATAGAAACAAAACGTGTATAAAAGGCAATATTCCATTTTTTTGGGAAGGGGGGGTTAAAAATAACTCGAAGTACACATGTTCTTCCAGGGTGagctttaaaataagaaatgccACCAGGAGCGAAGCGGAGGGAGGGGAGCGGGGTCGGACCTTTCCCTTCCACCTTCCCAGG of the Meleagris gallopavo isolate NT-WF06-2002-E0010 breed Aviagen turkey brand Nicholas breeding stock unplaced genomic scaffold, Turkey_5.1 ChrUn_random_7180001888154, whole genome shotgun sequence genome contains:
- the HOXC5 gene encoding homeobox protein Hox-C5, encoding MSSYVANSFYKQSPHVAAYAMQSYGNYGSVPEVQPSRCCYSGVDLSITFPSSGASNPESGVDMSANPRAHPDRPSCTVMGSSGHLLNEPPPLNPGIYSQKTANAATLEERSKGSAEIKAEPVQTAQQGGPQVQQQRPPPQIYPWMTKLHMSHGKTFTS